A single genomic interval of Nitrososphaerota archaeon harbors:
- a CDS encoding PEFG-CTERM sorting domain-containing protein: MNSYALSVLIAIIAAAGTLAIVPTYASTYDEEACPDCGGDDIYERAELARQNLLPVTVSTDSKVYDHESEVVVSGTVANIKPGFPVTITVIGPQNNIVSVHQVEVSEDKTFETVFSTASALFNANGMYTVRAQYGPQEINDKTTIELAGEAPSHGGACSDGELAVKAGSEVVCIQYEIDGAVVTKATVSSATKSLVLQIEAVSDGHIHLTIPREVMDATDDGSDANFIVLVDDAEADFEEVDSNDSIRVVEITFEEGASQIEIIGTYAVPEFGTMAAIILAVAIVSIIAVSARTRLSISPRY; the protein is encoded by the coding sequence ATGAATAGTTATGCACTATCCGTGCTAATTGCCATAATTGCTGCAGCAGGCACTTTAGCAATAGTACCAACTTATGCATCTACCTACGACGAGGAGGCATGTCCAGATTGTGGCGGCGACGACATTTACGAAAGAGCAGAATTGGCAAGACAGAATTTGTTACCAGTTACTGTGTCGACAGATTCAAAGGTCTATGACCACGAATCCGAAGTAGTAGTAAGTGGGACTGTTGCAAATATCAAGCCTGGCTTTCCAGTAACAATTACGGTGATAGGTCCACAAAACAACATCGTAAGTGTTCACCAAGTTGAAGTTTCAGAAGACAAGACATTTGAAACAGTGTTTAGCACTGCAAGCGCTCTCTTCAATGCAAATGGTATGTACACCGTTCGAGCACAATATGGTCCACAAGAAATCAATGATAAGACCACAATTGAACTCGCAGGTGAAGCACCATCTCATGGAGGAGCATGTAGTGATGGTGAGCTTGCAGTAAAAGCCGGCAGTGAAGTAGTCTGCATCCAATATGAAATAGATGGAGCAGTAGTAACAAAGGCCACTGTCAGTAGTGCAACAAAATCACTAGTCCTGCAAATCGAAGCTGTAAGCGACGGACACATACACCTCACAATACCAAGAGAAGTCATGGATGCGACGGATGATGGTTCCGATGCAAATTTCATTGTCTTAGTTGATGATGCAGAGGCAGACTTTGAAGAAGTAGATAGCAACGATTCGATAAGAGTTGTAGAGATCACATTCGAAGAAGGCGCTTCACAGATTGAGATCATAGGTACTTATGCAGTTCCAGAATTTGGCACAATGGCAGCAATCATTCTCGCAGTAGCAATTGTATCTATAATTGCTGTTTCTGCAAGAACACGACTTAGCATCTCACCAAGATACTAA
- a CDS encoding PEFG-CTERM sorting domain-containing protein — translation MNTLYATLALFTILATGSVAIPAFAQEFVDAVTVSTDKEAYEDGETITVSGTVRERLSGYDVTLQVFAANGNLVTAQQLPVSDDRTFGIDLTAGGPLWRSAGEYTVKVLYGTATRTAETSFEFGGSGDAIPGPRMPQFSLANPDEGSVGYKITGGKILSITPDFDAKSLTVEIETTSDGEVTLIIPRGILDARLGPDGMSGEDDSFFVEVDGVDVGFEETTTSEDRTLTIPFEDGTTEIVIYGSFVIPEFGTIAVIILAVAIVSIVAISRSRLSILPKY, via the coding sequence ATGAATACTCTGTACGCAACACTAGCGTTGTTTACAATTCTGGCTACAGGCTCAGTAGCAATACCAGCTTTTGCTCAGGAATTTGTAGATGCAGTTACAGTTAGTACCGACAAAGAGGCATACGAGGACGGAGAGACAATCACAGTATCAGGCACAGTCCGAGAAAGACTGTCTGGCTATGATGTGACTTTGCAAGTCTTTGCAGCCAACGGAAACTTGGTTACTGCTCAACAACTACCAGTTTCAGATGATAGAACATTTGGAATTGACCTGACTGCTGGCGGTCCTCTGTGGAGATCTGCTGGAGAATACACCGTAAAGGTGCTATATGGAACAGCAACAAGAACTGCAGAGACTAGCTTTGAGTTTGGTGGCTCCGGAGACGCAATTCCAGGACCGAGAATGCCACAATTCTCGCTGGCAAACCCAGACGAGGGATCAGTTGGATACAAGATAACTGGCGGTAAGATACTCAGCATCACCCCAGACTTCGATGCAAAGTCCCTAACCGTAGAGATAGAGACTACAAGTGACGGAGAAGTAACCCTGATTATCCCAAGAGGCATTCTTGATGCAAGACTTGGTCCAGACGGAATGAGCGGTGAAGATGACAGCTTTTTCGTCGAAGTAGATGGAGTCGATGTGGGCTTTGAGGAAACAACCACCTCCGAAGATCGCACTTTGACCATACCATTTGAAGACGGAACCACTGAAATCGTGATTTACGGAAGCTTTGTGATCCCAGAATTTGGAACAATCGCAGTAATCATTCTTGCAGTGGCAATTGTATCAATAGTTGCCATATCGAGAAGCAGATTAAGTATACTACCAAAATACTAG
- a CDS encoding PEFG-CTERM sorting domain-containing protein: protein MKISHVLILFLAAFAPLSYGFASAQTECSQICVAKQFYREGEAVIISGKVDVFLSNTPLLIQVFRETNRVHIAQVDVSQDGTYSYSLIADGPYFKTDGKYVVQASYGVTGNVFETRFDFQTTAAGQNPSQIFEVRAGDQGTFDIPYIMKGGTIKNIIVDPAILGLVVTIQADSDGYITLDLGRQWIDAKTGANGRTGDDGKYIIHIDGQQVPYQESSTGPESRFITIQFQDGDSDIEIIGTYVVPEFGPIAILILVVAVSSVLVLSKKSAFLRFS from the coding sequence GTGAAGATTAGTCACGTTTTGATTTTGTTTCTAGCTGCATTTGCACCGCTGAGCTATGGCTTTGCATCTGCCCAGACAGAATGTAGTCAGATCTGCGTAGCCAAGCAATTTTACAGGGAAGGGGAAGCAGTAATAATATCAGGCAAGGTTGATGTCTTTTTGTCAAACACCCCCCTGTTAATCCAAGTATTTCGTGAGACAAACCGCGTGCATATTGCCCAGGTAGATGTTTCGCAGGATGGCACGTATAGCTATTCGTTGATTGCAGACGGACCATACTTTAAGACCGATGGAAAATATGTAGTCCAGGCATCATACGGCGTCACGGGAAACGTCTTTGAGACAAGATTTGATTTTCAAACTACTGCGGCAGGACAAAACCCATCACAAATTTTTGAGGTAAGGGCAGGAGACCAAGGAACATTTGATATTCCATATATCATGAAAGGTGGCACAATAAAGAACATCATAGTAGACCCAGCAATTTTGGGACTAGTAGTCACAATACAGGCAGACAGTGACGGCTACATAACATTGGACTTGGGAAGACAGTGGATTGACGCAAAAACAGGCGCTAACGGTAGAACCGGTGATGATGGTAAGTATATCATCCATATTGATGGGCAGCAGGTACCATACCAGGAATCCTCAACAGGACCAGAGTCAAGATTCATTACAATCCAGTTCCAGGATGGCGACTCTGACATTGAAATAATTGGAACCTATGTGGTGCCAGAATTTGGCCCAATCGCAATACTGATACTAGTAGTTGCAGTGTCATCCGTTTTGGTCTTGTCAAAGAAAAGTGCGTTTTTGCGATTTAGTTAG
- a CDS encoding DNA-directed RNA polymerase subunit H, with protein sequence MATKKTHVLVPDHIYVPKHEIMTKKEAEEVLKKFNCKPTEMPLIFANDPAIIGLGVKPGDMMRITRKSPTAGESIYYRYVVEI encoded by the coding sequence ATGGCAACTAAAAAAACACACGTTCTAGTACCTGATCACATTTACGTACCAAAACACGAAATCATGACTAAAAAAGAAGCAGAAGAAGTTCTCAAAAAATTCAACTGCAAGCCAACTGAGATGCCACTGATTTTTGCAAACGATCCAGCAATTATCGGACTTGGCGTAAAACCTGGAGACATGATGAGAATCACAAGAAAAAGTCCAACTGCTGGCGAGAGCATCTATTACAGATATGTGGTGGAAATCTAA
- a CDS encoding DNA-directed RNA polymerase subunit A': MSVQTVKSIDGIKFSVWSPTEIRKYSVAEITAPETYDEDGMAVQGGLMDGRLGTLEPGQKCLTCGNTAARCPGHFGHIELAEPVLHIAFIDNIHKLLLATCRSCSRLKLPQEDLDNYGQVLKKEAAYTIISQKRIPDEILDKAKKAKECPHCGKPQYDMIFTKPTIFIEKTEIGEHRLLPITIRERFTQIKDEDLRLLNYDPNTARPEWFILQVLPVPPVTVRPSIILETGIRSEDDLTHKMVDIIRVNQRLKESKDAGTPPLIVQDLVDLLQYHTTTYFDNEVSGIPQAHHRSGRPLKTLTQRLKGKEGRFRGSLSGKRVDFSSRTVISPDPSLDLSEVGVPEAVAKKLTIPEIVTEWNIERMRELVINGPDKFPGVNYIVRPDGVKIRLDFVEDRSIIAQNIEVGYLVERHLADGDIVMFNRQPSLHQMSIMAHYVRVLPGKTFRLHPSVCPPYNADFDGDEMNLHVPQSEEARAEAILLMRVQDQLISPRYGGPIIGGLRDFITGSYLLTKDETMLTPQEFANYAMLGGYEGTFPEPAAKGKDGPMYTGKQLFSLFLPSDFNYVITSKWSKGTKGAQKDVVIKNGQLISGVIDKASIGAEEPESVLHRVAKDYGNAVAKKFLNSVLIVAKQFITHYGFSYGYSDLELSEKVRSDIHAGTDESYNTVYDLISQAKKGTLKLTRGLSADEALEAYIVNELSKARDKAGNTADQQLDKNNAARIMATTGARGSSLNIGQMAGALGQQSIRGNRLNKGYNNRALPHFKVNDDNPDAHGFVKSNYRDGLSTIEFFFHAMGGREGLVDTAVRTQQSGYMQRRLVNALEHIKLEYDNTVRDPHGHIIQFLYGEDGIDVAKSDHGEAFNINRLIESETIVDSGKKITKEEAEDMLKKYTKSFNPRLTSLVDESILHSKLSKEGTEKVLKKAVDLYHKAKAEPGQAVGIVTAQSIGEPGTQMTLRTFHFAGIRERNVTLGLPRLIELVDARKKPVTPTMDIYLEEKYKKSREKAIEVARNTLQTKIQALVEDVDTDYATQITIELSPTALSQRGCTVEEVEAALASNKKFKMETSGNTITLKLAEESDAPTAIAIRNKVLNSTVKGVPDITRVTVAQKDDEWVIQTTGSNLAKVLEIDGIDKENVRTNNVFEIAATLGIEAARNALINELSTTLEDQGLEVDSRYIMLVSDMMCSRGYLQQIGRHGIAGTKDSVLARAAFEITVPTIAEAALTGEIEELKGVTENVIVGSNIPVGSGTVDLYMQVSKN; encoded by the coding sequence TTGTCAGTTCAAACAGTAAAGTCAATTGACGGAATCAAGTTCTCAGTTTGGTCACCAACCGAAATTCGAAAATACTCTGTAGCCGAAATCACGGCACCAGAGACATACGACGAAGATGGAATGGCAGTCCAAGGAGGACTCATGGATGGCAGACTAGGAACACTGGAGCCTGGACAAAAATGCCTCACATGCGGAAATACCGCGGCAAGATGTCCTGGCCACTTTGGCCATATAGAACTAGCAGAGCCAGTATTACACATTGCGTTTATCGACAACATTCACAAATTACTGTTAGCAACATGCCGATCTTGCTCCAGACTAAAACTCCCACAGGAAGACCTTGACAACTACGGCCAAGTTCTCAAAAAGGAAGCAGCATACACAATAATTTCTCAAAAGAGAATTCCAGATGAAATCCTAGACAAGGCTAAAAAAGCAAAGGAATGCCCGCACTGTGGAAAACCGCAATACGACATGATATTTACCAAACCAACAATATTTATCGAAAAAACCGAAATTGGCGAGCACCGACTATTACCAATCACTATACGAGAGAGATTTACACAAATCAAGGACGAGGACCTAAGATTACTGAACTATGATCCAAACACTGCAAGACCAGAATGGTTCATCCTGCAGGTATTGCCGGTACCACCAGTGACTGTTAGACCTTCAATTATTCTGGAAACAGGTATTAGATCAGAAGATGACCTAACCCACAAAATGGTCGATATTATTCGTGTAAATCAAAGACTAAAGGAAAGCAAGGATGCGGGAACCCCACCACTAATCGTCCAAGACCTAGTTGATCTATTGCAATACCACACAACGACATACTTTGATAATGAGGTTTCTGGAATCCCACAAGCTCACCATAGATCTGGCAGACCACTAAAAACACTAACTCAACGACTAAAAGGAAAGGAAGGAAGATTCAGAGGATCACTATCTGGTAAAAGAGTAGACTTTTCCAGCAGAACCGTAATCTCTCCAGACCCGAGCCTTGATCTGTCCGAGGTAGGTGTGCCAGAGGCAGTAGCAAAGAAGCTCACAATTCCGGAAATTGTAACTGAGTGGAACATTGAGAGAATGCGAGAGCTGGTAATCAACGGACCTGACAAGTTCCCAGGTGTCAATTATATTGTAAGACCGGATGGCGTCAAAATCAGACTGGATTTCGTAGAGGATCGCTCTATAATTGCACAAAACATAGAAGTTGGATATCTAGTGGAGCGACACTTGGCAGACGGCGACATTGTAATGTTCAACAGACAACCATCACTTCACCAAATGTCGATTATGGCTCACTATGTCCGTGTACTGCCGGGAAAAACATTCAGACTACACCCATCTGTATGTCCGCCATACAACGCAGACTTTGATGGAGACGAAATGAACTTACACGTACCACAAAGCGAGGAAGCTAGAGCAGAAGCAATTCTACTGATGAGAGTACAAGACCAACTTATTTCGCCTAGATACGGCGGTCCAATCATCGGAGGCCTTCGTGACTTTATCACTGGATCATACCTTCTAACAAAAGATGAGACAATGCTCACACCACAAGAATTTGCAAACTATGCAATGCTTGGTGGATACGAGGGAACATTCCCAGAACCAGCAGCAAAAGGAAAAGACGGGCCAATGTACACTGGTAAGCAACTCTTCTCATTATTCTTGCCATCAGACTTTAACTATGTAATCACATCAAAGTGGTCCAAGGGAACAAAAGGTGCACAAAAAGACGTTGTAATTAAGAACGGTCAGCTGATCAGCGGTGTAATTGACAAGGCATCAATTGGCGCAGAAGAACCGGAAAGCGTCTTGCACAGAGTTGCTAAAGACTATGGTAACGCGGTTGCAAAGAAATTCCTCAACTCTGTACTAATTGTGGCAAAACAATTCATCACTCACTATGGATTCAGCTATGGTTACTCTGATCTGGAATTATCAGAAAAAGTACGATCCGACATCCATGCAGGAACTGACGAATCGTACAATACAGTATATGATTTAATTTCACAGGCAAAGAAAGGTACACTAAAGCTTACTAGAGGACTTTCTGCAGACGAGGCGCTAGAAGCCTATATTGTAAACGAATTATCAAAAGCAAGAGACAAGGCAGGTAACACGGCTGATCAGCAGCTAGACAAAAACAATGCCGCAAGAATCATGGCAACAACAGGAGCCAGAGGATCATCACTTAACATTGGGCAGATGGCAGGCGCACTAGGACAACAGTCAATTCGTGGTAATAGACTAAACAAGGGTTACAACAACAGGGCACTGCCACACTTTAAGGTAAATGACGATAACCCAGACGCACACGGATTTGTAAAATCAAACTATAGGGACGGATTATCCACAATAGAATTCTTCTTCCATGCAATGGGAGGAAGAGAAGGACTGGTAGACACCGCAGTCAGAACTCAGCAGTCTGGTTACATGCAGAGAAGACTAGTCAATGCACTAGAGCACATCAAGCTAGAATACGACAATACAGTGCGTGACCCACACGGACATATCATCCAATTCCTGTATGGAGAAGACGGAATTGATGTTGCAAAGTCCGACCACGGCGAGGCGTTTAACATCAACAGACTAATCGAATCGGAGACAATCGTAGATTCAGGCAAGAAAATCACCAAAGAAGAAGCAGAAGACATGCTAAAGAAATACACAAAGTCATTCAACCCAAGACTTACCAGCCTAGTCGACGAGTCCATCTTGCACTCTAAATTATCTAAAGAGGGAACTGAAAAAGTACTCAAAAAGGCAGTTGACTTGTACCACAAGGCAAAGGCCGAGCCGGGACAAGCGGTGGGAATTGTGACTGCACAATCTATCGGAGAGCCAGGAACCCAGATGACACTAAGAACATTCCACTTTGCAGGAATCAGAGAACGAAACGTAACACTAGGCCTGCCTAGACTAATCGAATTAGTAGATGCAAGAAAGAAGCCAGTAACACCAACCATGGACATCTACTTGGAAGAAAAATACAAAAAATCCAGAGAGAAGGCAATCGAGGTCGCAAGAAACACACTACAGACCAAGATACAGGCACTGGTAGAAGACGTAGATACTGACTATGCAACACAAATCACAATTGAGCTCAGCCCAACCGCACTCTCCCAGAGAGGTTGCACGGTTGAAGAAGTCGAGGCAGCACTCGCATCAAACAAGAAATTCAAAATGGAGACTAGTGGCAACACCATCACACTAAAACTGGCAGAAGAATCTGATGCTCCAACTGCAATTGCAATTAGAAACAAGGTACTAAACTCAACAGTAAAGGGAGTACCAGACATCACACGTGTAACAGTTGCACAAAAAGACGACGAATGGGTCATCCAGACAACCGGTTCTAATCTGGCAAAGGTGCTGGAAATCGACGGAATCGACAAGGAAAACGTCAGAACAAACAACGTCTTTGAGATAGCAGCAACACTTGGTATAGAGGCTGCAAGAAACGCACTGATAAACGAATTATCAACAACTCTGGAAGACCAAGGACTGGAAGTCGATTCCAGATACATCATGCTGGTATCAGACATGATGTGCTCTCGTGGATATCTACAGCAAATCGGTCGACACGGAATTGCAGGCACCAAGGACAGTGTCTTGGCAAGGGCAGCATTTGAAATTACAGTACCAACGATTGCAGAGGCCGCTCTTACAGGAGAAATTGAAGAGCTCAAGGGTGTAACAGAAAATGTTATCGTGGGATCAAACATTCCAGTTGGTTCTGGAACAGTAGACCTCTACATGCAAGTCTCAAAGAACTAA
- a CDS encoding DNA-directed RNA polymerase subunit B: MTDPSNKRWPIIQDLLKREGIARQHLNSFDEFLERGLQSIIDEVAQIDIENAEYPYRIQLGKVKLQQPRMMELDGSITHITPTEARLRNVSYSAPIMMESSVVEDGKILESRFVHIGDIPVMVRSNACILHNFSTQKLIEHGEDPNDPGGYFIINGSERVIVGLEDLSYNKIIVDKEKVGGNDVYKAKVYSSIVGYRAKLELVMKNDGLIVARIPGSPVDIPVVTLMRALGLESDREIAACVSLVESIQNELEASFEKVAEVQTSKDSIVYISKRIAPGMLEEFQIKRAETLLDWGLLPHLGKHQENRREKAQFLGEAACKLIELKLGWISPDDKDHYGNKVIKFAGQMLADLFRTAFRNLVRDMKYQLERSGQKRGINAVAAAIRPGIVSDKLNNAIATGNWGRGRVGVTQLLDRTNYLSTISHLRRIQSPLSRTQPNFEARDLHPTHFGRICPSETPEGSNCGLVKNLALSAIISVNVSPEEIIEKLYDLGSVHFTDAKEDLKLDGTRVFVDGRLVGYYKDGDKLVESLRELRRNSKIHPHVGISFFKPDVEGATKRLYVNCNAGRVLRPLIVIKDGKPLLTQELIDKVSKKLMSWNDLLRMGIIELNDANEEENCYITIEDKDTKKFTHLEIFPPAILGAGASIIPYPEHNQSPRNTYESAMAKQSLGFSTPMMNTSTYVRQHFMWYPQTPIVTTKALNLLGMEDRPAGQNCVVAVLPFDGYNIEDAIVISKAAVDRGLGRTFFYRIYEAEAKQYPGGMRDNFEIPNAEDNIRGYKGEKAYRLLEEDGVIATESNAVGGDILIGKSSPPRFMEEYREFESKGPYRRDTSIGVRPSETGVVDTVVMTQSNEGGKMYKIRVRDMRIPEIGDKFASRHGQKGVVGILARYEDLPYTAEGVIPDVLINPHAFPSRMTVGMFMESVSGKAAAVRGARFDGSAFVGEKVEEIKAALEGSGLKYSGKEIMYDGRTGKPFPVEVFIGVVYYQKLHHMVADKIHARARGQVQMLTKQPTEGRARGGGLRFGEMERDCLIAYGASMILKDRLLDESDKSEIYVCERCGLVAYHDVKQRKYVCRVCGDKAKVSSVSVAYAFKLLLQEMQSLNVAPRLMIKERV; encoded by the coding sequence ATGACAGACCCATCTAACAAACGCTGGCCAATCATACAAGACCTACTAAAAAGAGAGGGAATTGCAAGACAACACCTAAACTCATTTGACGAGTTTCTGGAAAGAGGATTGCAAAGCATCATTGACGAAGTGGCACAAATTGACATTGAAAATGCAGAATATCCATACAGGATTCAGCTTGGCAAAGTAAAACTACAACAGCCAAGAATGATGGAACTTGACGGCTCTATTACTCATATTACTCCAACAGAGGCAAGACTGCGAAACGTATCGTATTCTGCGCCAATAATGATGGAGTCAAGCGTAGTAGAAGACGGAAAAATCCTGGAATCTAGATTCGTCCACATTGGAGACATTCCAGTCATGGTACGATCCAATGCATGTATTCTACACAATTTCTCTACTCAAAAATTAATTGAACACGGCGAAGATCCAAACGACCCAGGTGGTTACTTTATCATCAACGGTTCTGAGCGAGTCATAGTAGGACTGGAAGATCTATCCTACAACAAAATCATCGTCGACAAGGAAAAGGTTGGTGGCAATGATGTCTACAAGGCTAAAGTCTATTCTTCCATTGTTGGTTACCGCGCAAAACTAGAACTGGTAATGAAAAATGACGGACTAATCGTAGCAAGAATTCCAGGTTCTCCCGTAGACATTCCAGTAGTCACTCTGATGAGGGCGCTTGGTCTAGAGTCTGACAGAGAAATCGCGGCATGTGTTTCTTTGGTTGAATCTATCCAAAATGAATTAGAGGCGTCATTTGAAAAAGTGGCTGAAGTACAAACATCAAAAGATTCCATCGTGTATATTTCAAAGAGAATTGCGCCAGGTATGCTAGAAGAATTCCAGATCAAACGAGCAGAAACATTGCTTGACTGGGGCTTGTTGCCGCACCTCGGAAAGCACCAAGAAAACAGAAGAGAAAAGGCCCAATTCTTAGGTGAGGCAGCATGCAAACTAATCGAGCTAAAGTTGGGCTGGATTTCTCCAGACGACAAGGACCACTATGGAAATAAAGTAATCAAGTTCGCAGGACAAATGCTAGCTGACCTGTTCAGAACTGCATTTAGAAACTTGGTTCGCGACATGAAATATCAACTAGAAAGATCCGGACAAAAAAGAGGAATCAATGCAGTAGCAGCTGCTATTAGACCTGGCATTGTATCAGACAAACTAAACAACGCAATTGCAACAGGAAACTGGGGCAGAGGTAGAGTCGGCGTAACACAACTCCTAGACAGAACAAACTATCTATCCACAATTTCACACCTTCGAAGAATTCAATCACCATTATCCAGAACACAACCAAACTTTGAGGCAAGAGACCTGCACCCAACTCACTTTGGAAGAATCTGTCCAAGCGAAACACCAGAAGGCTCTAACTGTGGACTAGTCAAGAACTTGGCATTATCTGCTATAATATCAGTAAATGTTTCACCAGAAGAAATCATCGAAAAGCTCTATGACTTGGGCTCGGTACACTTCACTGATGCTAAAGAGGATCTAAAGCTAGACGGAACACGTGTCTTTGTCGATGGAAGACTAGTTGGCTACTACAAGGATGGCGACAAGCTGGTAGAGTCATTGCGTGAACTGAGAAGAAACTCCAAGATTCACCCACACGTAGGAATTTCATTTTTCAAGCCAGACGTGGAAGGCGCAACAAAGCGACTTTACGTTAACTGCAACGCGGGCCGTGTCTTGAGGCCATTAATTGTAATCAAGGACGGAAAACCACTACTCACACAAGAATTAATCGACAAAGTATCTAAGAAGCTCATGTCTTGGAATGACCTTCTAAGAATGGGAATCATTGAGCTAAACGATGCAAACGAGGAGGAAAACTGTTACATCACAATAGAAGACAAGGACACAAAGAAATTCACCCATCTGGAAATATTTCCACCCGCAATCTTGGGAGCAGGAGCATCGATCATTCCATATCCAGAGCACAACCAGTCCCCAAGAAACACATACGAGTCTGCAATGGCAAAACAAAGCTTAGGATTTTCAACACCAATGATGAACACCAGCACCTATGTTAGACAGCACTTTATGTGGTATCCACAAACACCAATTGTTACCACCAAAGCGCTAAACTTGCTTGGAATGGAGGACAGACCGGCAGGACAAAACTGTGTGGTTGCTGTACTACCGTTTGACGGATACAACATTGAAGACGCAATCGTAATTTCCAAAGCAGCGGTGGATAGGGGCCTAGGAAGAACATTCTTCTATAGAATCTATGAGGCTGAAGCAAAACAATACCCAGGCGGAATGAGAGACAACTTTGAAATTCCAAATGCCGAAGACAACATACGAGGATACAAGGGAGAAAAGGCATATCGATTACTAGAAGAAGACGGAGTTATTGCAACAGAGTCAAACGCTGTTGGTGGAGATATTCTGATTGGCAAGTCCAGTCCTCCAAGATTCATGGAAGAGTACAGAGAGTTCGAGTCCAAGGGACCGTACAGAAGAGACACATCAATTGGCGTTAGACCATCAGAGACTGGTGTTGTAGATACAGTAGTCATGACACAATCCAACGAGGGCGGCAAAATGTACAAGATTAGAGTTAGAGATATGAGAATTCCAGAAATTGGCGACAAATTTGCATCAAGACATGGACAGAAAGGTGTAGTTGGAATTTTGGCAAGATATGAGGACCTACCATATACTGCAGAAGGAGTTATTCCAGACGTACTGATCAACCCACACGCATTCCCATCACGTATGACAGTTGGAATGTTCATGGAATCTGTGTCTGGCAAAGCAGCGGCAGTCAGAGGCGCGAGATTTGACGGCTCTGCATTTGTCGGAGAAAAAGTAGAGGAAATCAAGGCAGCACTCGAGGGCTCTGGATTGAAATATTCTGGTAAAGAAATAATGTATGACGGCAGAACTGGAAAGCCATTCCCAGTAGAGGTCTTCATTGGAGTTGTGTATTATCAAAAACTGCACCACATGGTGGCAGACAAGATTCACGCAAGAGCAAGAGGCCAAGTCCAAATGCTGACCAAGCAACCAACAGAAGGTCGTGCAAGAGGAGGAGGACTCAGATTTGGTGAAATGGAACGAGACTGCCTAATTGCATATGGTGCATCGATGATTCTCAAAGACAGATTACTAGATGAATCAGACAAGTCTGAAATCTATGTTTGTGAGCGATGCGGTCTAGTTGCATATCATGATGTTAAACAACGAAAATACGTTTGCCGAGTCTGCGGAGACAAGGCAAAGGTTTCATCAGTTTCTGTGGCATATGCGTTTAAGCTATTGCTTCAGGAAATGCAAAGCCTCAACGTAGCGCCAAGACTAATGATCAAGGAGAGAGTGTAA